In one window of Flavobacterium ginsengisoli DNA:
- a CDS encoding FeoB-associated Cys-rich membrane protein has protein sequence MFQEIIAFAILGLAVAFLIKKFFFKSKKKKDCGGGTDCGCS, from the coding sequence ATGTTTCAAGAAATTATAGCCTTTGCGATATTAGGATTAGCGGTTGCTTTCCTAATCAAAAAATTCTTTTTTAAATCTAAAAAGAAAAAAGACTGCGGCGGCGGAACCGATTGCGGATGTTCGTAA
- a CDS encoding alpha/beta fold hydrolase, translating to MNLKTPLFFFLFLCFAQSGISQTKTDAKQNSNNTFLTSDGVPLFLKVSGKGDVCIFVHGGPGAWSKSFEEFGGNVLEDKLKMCYYDQRGCGRSGSSADNNYSMDRMIADIEEIRVYLKTDKVFVIGHSFGGILATKYAEKYPQHVKGLILLNATLDINDSLLNQIAFMGKTLGEDFAVKSKDSILNTFFEAKTKIKKADLDYKMLSDNRANVEKLDSIDNSEKRNSSFAQHALSGPLYFGDFTKETASIKVPTLIISGTKDNNIGPEHYRLFKFPNQEVKIIKGGHILYYEQNKEFKNVIERFVQKLT from the coding sequence ATGAATTTAAAAACTCCTTTATTTTTCTTTCTATTTTTATGTTTTGCTCAGAGCGGAATTTCTCAAACAAAAACAGATGCAAAACAAAATTCAAATAATACTTTCCTAACTTCAGACGGAGTTCCTTTATTTTTGAAAGTTTCAGGAAAAGGAGATGTCTGCATTTTTGTACATGGCGGTCCTGGCGCTTGGAGCAAGTCGTTTGAAGAATTTGGCGGAAATGTTTTAGAAGATAAACTCAAAATGTGTTATTACGATCAAAGAGGATGCGGCCGCTCAGGATCTTCTGCAGATAACAATTACAGCATGGACAGAATGATTGCTGATATTGAAGAAATTCGAGTTTATCTTAAAACAGATAAAGTATTTGTAATCGGACATTCATTCGGAGGAATTTTAGCCACCAAATATGCCGAGAAATATCCTCAACATGTAAAAGGTTTAATTCTATTGAATGCCACTCTAGATATTAACGATTCTCTTTTGAATCAAATTGCTTTTATGGGTAAAACTCTTGGAGAAGATTTTGCGGTAAAAAGCAAGGATTCAATCTTAAACACATTTTTTGAAGCTAAAACAAAAATTAAAAAAGCTGACTTAGATTATAAAATGTTGTCTGACAATAGAGCAAATGTTGAAAAACTGGATAGCATTGATAATAGTGAAAAAAGAAATTCCTCTTTTGCTCAGCATGCACTAAGCGGTCCGTTATATTTTGGCGATTTTACAAAAGAAACTGCTTCTATTAAAGTTCCAACTCTAATAATCTCAGGAACCAAAGACAACAATATTGGTCCCGAACATTATCGACTGTTCAAATTCCCAAATCAAGAAGTTAAGATTATTAAAGGCGGACATATTTTGTATTACGAACAAAACAAGGAATTTAAAAATGTGATTGAGAGATTTGTTCAGAAACTTACATAA
- a CDS encoding FeoA family protein — MQNTIHTLKKGEKAIIKDFDIDLIPLKLLEMGCLPGGLVELLQVAPFGDPLYLDINGSHVAIRIETAREIEVELIKTNL, encoded by the coding sequence TTGCAAAATACAATACACACTCTGAAAAAAGGCGAAAAAGCCATTATCAAAGATTTTGATATCGATCTTATTCCACTTAAATTATTAGAAATGGGTTGTCTTCCTGGCGGCTTAGTTGAATTGCTTCAAGTTGCACCTTTTGGCGATCCGTTATATTTAGATATTAATGGTTCTCATGTTGCAATTCGTATAGAAACAGCTCGTGAAATTGAAGTTGAACTTATCAAAACCAATTTGTAA
- the feoB gene encoding ferrous iron transport protein B, whose translation MSVQNINVALIGNPNTGKTSVFNQLTGLNQQVGNYPGITVEKKIGFCKLPNNVKANILDLPGTYSLNASSMDESVVIELLLNKNDKLYPDVAVVVTDVENLKRNLLIYTQIKDLEIPTILVINMSDRMERKGISLDIPHLEDKLKTKIALVSSRKGLGIEELKELIVSYKTLPSEPCLNASVIDPEYFEKLQKAFPNQLMYKLWLVITQDVNFLNLDRNEIRSTFTKSHSELKRLQQKETIKRYQFINDVLKEGLKVDASMANDIRAKLDRVLTHKVWGYFIFFAILFLIFQSIFSWSTIPMDFIDSTFASLSNWVAEELPSGILTDLLSQGIIPGIGGVVIFIPQIAVLFLFISILEESGYMSRVVFLMDKIMRKFGLSGKSVVPLISGTACAIPAIMATRNIENWKERLITILVTPFTTCSARLPVYAIIISLVVPSKRVFGFLNVQGLTLMALYVLGFFAAILSAYILNKVLKLESKTYFVVEMPSYKMPLFKNVGINVVEKTKAFIAGAGKIILAISIILWFLASYGPGKEFNEAETIVKERFANTTLDETQFENEVNSQKLENSYIGLMGRAIEPVIQPLGYDWKIGIALISSFAAREVFVGTLATIYSVGDTDNESTIKSKMQAEVRPDTGKKVFDFATGISLLLFYAFAMQCASTLAITKKETNSWKWPAMQLVFMSGLAYFAALIAYQLLK comes from the coding sequence ATGAGTGTTCAGAATATTAATGTTGCCCTTATCGGAAATCCTAATACAGGAAAAACTTCTGTTTTCAATCAATTAACAGGTCTTAACCAACAAGTCGGAAATTATCCTGGAATTACGGTTGAGAAGAAAATCGGATTTTGTAAATTACCAAATAACGTAAAAGCGAATATTCTAGACCTACCCGGAACGTATAGTTTGAACGCAAGTTCGATGGACGAAAGTGTGGTAATCGAGCTTTTGTTAAACAAAAACGATAAATTATATCCAGATGTAGCAGTTGTTGTAACAGATGTCGAAAATCTGAAACGAAATCTGCTAATCTACACACAGATAAAAGATCTTGAAATTCCAACGATTTTGGTCATCAACATGTCAGATCGTATGGAACGCAAAGGAATCTCTTTAGATATTCCGCATTTAGAAGATAAACTAAAAACAAAAATTGCTTTAGTAAGTTCGCGTAAAGGTTTAGGAATTGAAGAATTAAAAGAACTAATTGTTTCTTATAAAACACTTCCGAGTGAGCCTTGTTTAAATGCCTCTGTAATTGATCCAGAATATTTTGAAAAATTACAAAAAGCTTTTCCAAACCAGTTAATGTACAAATTATGGCTGGTAATTACGCAAGATGTCAATTTTTTGAATTTAGATCGAAATGAAATCAGAAGCACATTTACCAAATCGCATTCAGAATTAAAGCGCTTACAGCAAAAAGAAACGATTAAAAGATATCAGTTTATCAATGATGTTTTAAAAGAAGGTTTAAAGGTCGATGCTTCAATGGCAAATGATATTCGTGCAAAACTGGATCGCGTTTTAACTCACAAGGTTTGGGGCTATTTCATTTTCTTTGCTATCTTATTTTTGATTTTCCAATCAATTTTCAGCTGGTCAACTATTCCGATGGATTTCATTGACAGCACTTTTGCTTCATTAAGCAACTGGGTTGCAGAAGAATTGCCAAGCGGTATTTTAACCGATTTGCTTTCGCAAGGAATTATTCCGGGAATTGGCGGAGTCGTTATTTTCATTCCGCAAATTGCCGTATTGTTCTTATTTATTTCGATTTTAGAAGAGAGCGGATATATGAGCCGCGTAGTGTTTTTGATGGATAAAATCATGCGTAAGTTTGGACTTTCAGGAAAAAGTGTCGTGCCTTTGATTTCTGGAACAGCTTGTGCGATTCCGGCAATTATGGCAACTAGAAACATTGAAAACTGGAAAGAACGTCTTATTACGATTTTAGTAACGCCATTTACTACTTGTTCTGCTAGATTACCCGTTTATGCCATTATTATATCGCTTGTTGTTCCTAGCAAACGTGTTTTCGGATTTCTAAATGTTCAAGGATTAACACTAATGGCGCTGTATGTTTTAGGCTTTTTTGCCGCAATTTTATCTGCCTATATTTTGAATAAAGTTTTAAAATTAGAATCTAAAACTTATTTTGTGGTTGAAATGCCAAGCTATAAAATGCCTCTTTTCAAAAACGTCGGAATCAATGTGGTAGAAAAAACGAAAGCATTTATTGCTGGAGCAGGAAAAATCATTCTTGCCATTTCGATTATATTATGGTTCTTGGCTTCTTACGGACCAGGAAAAGAATTCAACGAAGCAGAAACTATTGTAAAAGAAAGATTTGCCAATACAACTTTAGACGAAACACAATTTGAAAATGAAGTTAATTCTCAAAAATTAGAGAATTCATATATCGGATTAATGGGACGCGCGATTGAACCAGTAATTCAGCCACTGGGTTACGATTGGAAAATCGGAATTGCCTTGATTAGTTCGTTTGCTGCGCGTGAAGTTTTCGTTGGAACTTTGGCGACTATTTACAGCGTTGGAGATACTGACAACGAATCGACCATAAAAAGCAAAATGCAAGCAGAAGTTCGCCCAGATACTGGAAAGAAAGTATTTGACTTTGCAACGGGAATTTCTTTATTGTTATTCTATGCTTTTGCTATGCAATGTGCCAGTACATTGGCCATTACAAAAAAAGAAACCAATTCCTGGAAATGGCCTGCAATGCAGTTAGTTTTCATGAGCGGATTGGCCTATTTTGCCGCATTAATTGCGTATCAACTTTTAAAATAA